The following are encoded in a window of Peromyscus maniculatus bairdii isolate BWxNUB_F1_BW_parent chromosome X, HU_Pman_BW_mat_3.1, whole genome shotgun sequence genomic DNA:
- the LOC143270953 gene encoding homeobox protein Rhox13-like, which yields MASKNDTGEEIAEVPTLEAALAMVGGNPSGGDACCVFELNNGGSQVCEGQNNSEENSKDPNSSSSEHHQEEPRPTTEPVIRIPRRRSSRRHWRTTLQFTLGQVEEMEKMFKETQYPHVLARKELAQALNIPEVKVKTWFVHRRAEERKRERSVVLQSIPPRTEKVLILRDRDSYP from the exons ATGGCCAGCAAGAATGATACTGGTGAGGAGATAGCTGAGGTCCCCACCTTAGAGGCTGCCTTGGCGATGGTGGGTGGCAACCCTAGTGGAGGTGACGCCTGCTGCGTATTTGAACTAAATAACGGGGGCAGCCAGGTCTGTGAGggccaaaacaactctgaggagAACAGTAAGGACCCGAACTCCTCTTCGTCAGAGCATCACCAGGAGGAGCCAAGGCCCACAACCGAGCCTGTGATTAGGATTCCAAGGCGCCGTTCCTCACGAAGGCATTGGCGAACCACATTGCAGTTCACActggggcaggtggaggaaatggaaaaaatgttcaaagaaaccCAGTACCCACATGTGCTTGCCAG gaaggaacttgcacaagctttgaatattcctgaagtcaaagtgaag acatggtttgtccatcggagagcagaagagaggaagagagagaggtctgtAGTATTACAGAGCATACCTCCTCGTACTGAAAAGGTCCTTATCCTTAGGGATAGGGACTCCTATCCCTAG
- the LOC143270922 gene encoding uncharacterized protein LOC143270922 yields the protein MLSTVADEQQEKQHGENTVVLKPGEKGGKRGLVQSELAQGELDQGKLAPSKPAQEDLAQSDLAQEATGVVEEGEKEEEMEGSHAGNGSSGPMDKGIQAEGGHSSSVEQQPQQEAAMPEGTKSLQVGDRLFFQSHTRFTKSQLQELKRLFEENHFPSFQVRWGKSPVQDTVFLLFMAAPTDSQGASPNSQKNEHPPQKSVPEGKGGTKAVQLCDLCTAYVTSGAPSTVCVSNSAWCTACARSSAPGPHVQPVSVLTPSAQSIPVTVPKMQPVPAWGSCRCLCDRATAEGVGTPFPEKSRSSAEEG from the exons ATGCTGAGTACAGTAGCTGATGAGCAACAGGAAAAACAGCATG GTGAGAATACAGTGGTCCTGAagcctggagagaaaggaggcaagagAGGGCTTGTACAGAGCGAGCTTGCTCAGGGTGAGCTTGATCAGGGCAAACTTGCTCCAAGCAAGCCTGCTCAAGAAGATCTTGCTCAGTCTGATCTTgctcaggaagccacaggagtggtagaggagggagaaaaggaagaagaaatggaaggatcACATGCTGGCAATGGTAGTTCTGGCCCCATGGACAAGGGGATCCAGGCAGAAGGTGGCCATAGCAGCAGTGTTGAACAGCAGCCTCAGCAAGAGGCGGCAATGCCTGAGGGCACCAAGAGTCTCCAGGTTGGGGACAGGCTGTTTTTCCAGAGCCACACCAGATTCACCAAGTCTCAGCTGCAGGAACTGAAGCGTCTTTTCGAAGAGAATCACTTCCCCAGCTTTCAAGTAAG GTGGGGCAAGTCCCCGGTACAGGACACTGTGTTTCTTCTATTCATGGCTGCTCCCACCGACAGTCAGGGTGCCAGTCCCAATAGCCAGAAGAACGAGCATCCACCTCAGAAGTCAGTTCCTGAGGGCAAAGGgggcaccaaggctgtgcagctTTGTGATCTGTGTACAGCATATGTCACATCGGGTGCCCCGAGTACAGTGTGTGTCAGTAACAGTGCCTGGTGTACAGCCTGTGCCAGGTCCagtgccccag GACCGCATGTCCAGCCTGTGTCAGTTCTGACGCCCAGTGCACAGTCCATTCCAGTTACAGTGCCCAAAATGCAGCCTGTGCCAGCATGGGGGTCCTGCCGCTGCCTCTGTGACAGGGCTACAGCTGAAGGAGTTGGAACACCTTTTCCAGAGAAATCACGATCTAGTGCTGAAGAAGGGTAA